One Granulicella sp. 5B5 DNA window includes the following coding sequences:
- a CDS encoding tetratricopeptide repeat protein — MSRLTFRSPLFRFAAVALLFCGFAVPRAHAVSKEMIQLQVQVQQLQDAVARLQQSNDERMGVLKDLVQQTADSVNKMSVDVNGLKLAMQNQQDAMGAKSDQLSGQVQAMNDSIDELKARLTRMEKALGSIQSQQQSTAAILSNLPQGSGSGANVQPATTPASAPPPTNDGSTLGPAPGEPLPAGPAQPDASASQPDSGGPSASDMYRTAYSDYMAGKYPLATSEFSDLIKAYPDDNLSGNAFYYLGEINMRTQRPTAAIKDYNQLLERYPANSKIPAGQLHKAEAMFAVRQTEAGVRELRSLIQRYPNSPEATQGRQKLASLHVSSR; from the coding sequence ATGTCCAGACTGACCTTTCGCTCTCCCTTGTTCCGTTTCGCCGCCGTTGCCCTGCTCTTCTGCGGCTTTGCCGTTCCCCGCGCCCACGCCGTCAGCAAGGAGATGATCCAGCTACAGGTGCAGGTGCAACAACTGCAGGACGCCGTCGCCCGCCTCCAGCAGTCCAACGACGAGCGCATGGGTGTGCTCAAGGATCTCGTCCAGCAGACCGCCGACTCGGTCAACAAGATGTCCGTCGACGTCAACGGTCTCAAGCTCGCCATGCAGAACCAGCAGGACGCCATGGGCGCCAAGAGTGACCAGCTCTCCGGCCAGGTGCAGGCGATGAACGACTCCATCGACGAGCTCAAGGCCCGCCTCACCCGCATGGAGAAAGCGCTCGGCAGCATCCAGAGCCAGCAGCAATCCACCGCAGCCATCCTGAGCAACCTGCCCCAGGGCAGCGGCAGCGGTGCCAACGTGCAACCCGCCACCACGCCTGCGTCTGCTCCCCCACCCACCAACGACGGCAGCACGCTCGGGCCTGCACCCGGCGAGCCGCTTCCCGCGGGCCCGGCACAGCCGGACGCCTCGGCATCGCAGCCTGACTCTGGCGGGCCCTCCGCATCGGACATGTACCGCACCGCCTACAGCGATTACATGGCCGGCAAGTACCCGCTCGCCACCTCGGAGTTCAGCGACCTCATCAAGGCCTATCCGGACGACAACCTCTCCGGCAACGCCTTCTACTACCTCGGCGAAATCAACATGCGCACCCAAAGGCCCACCGCAGCCATCAAGGACTACAACCAGTTGCTCGAGCGCTATCCCGCAAACTCGAAGATTCCCGCAGGCCAGTTGCACAAGGCTGAGGCAATGTTCGCCGTGCGTCAGACCGAGGCGGGTGTACGCGAGCTGCGTTCGCTCATCCAGCGTTACCCCAACTCGCCGGAGGCCACGCAGGGTCGTCAGAAGCTCGCTTCACTGCACGTCTCCTCACGATAA
- a CDS encoding OmpA family protein, with translation MTNDRSRVMKQVVLKQGWSAVALALTVGMLAVTGCHKKNNTPPAAMAPTEGAAAPTATISADPLSIDLGQSVVLNWRTTNATSVSIDGIGNVPVNGTQTVSPSASTNFHLVAKGDGGTTDASVRVTVRVPSMPTTPSGEGDMGQDAIFHQHVQDIFFDYDSYDIRADAKGSISSAASYLNANPNIKVLIGGYCDDRGSVEYNITLGENRANAAKQALVAAGVDGHRIRVVSYGKERQFCTEETDSCWQQNRRDQFSIDR, from the coding sequence ATGACAAACGATCGATCGCGGGTCATGAAGCAGGTAGTGCTGAAGCAGGGCTGGTCTGCTGTAGCGCTTGCCCTTACCGTTGGGATGCTGGCAGTCACGGGCTGCCACAAGAAGAACAACACCCCTCCCGCGGCCATGGCTCCGACCGAAGGCGCAGCAGCGCCAACGGCAACCATCTCCGCCGATCCGTTGTCAATTGATCTCGGCCAGTCGGTCGTCCTGAACTGGCGCACCACCAATGCCACCAGCGTCTCCATCGACGGCATTGGCAACGTGCCCGTGAACGGCACGCAGACAGTCTCTCCTTCTGCCTCGACGAACTTCCACCTTGTCGCCAAGGGTGACGGCGGCACCACCGATGCCAGCGTTCGCGTGACCGTGCGCGTGCCCTCCATGCCCACCACGCCCTCCGGCGAAGGCGACATGGGACAGGACGCCATCTTCCACCAGCATGTGCAGGACATCTTCTTCGACTACGACAGCTATGACATCCGCGCCGATGCCAAGGGTTCCATCTCATCCGCTGCGTCCTATCTCAACGCAAACCCGAACATCAAGGTCCTCATCGGAGGCTACTGCGATGACCGTGGTTCGGTGGAGTACAACATCACGCTGGGTGAGAACCGTGCCAACGCTGCCAAGCAGGCCCTTGTGGCGGCAGGCGTCGACGGCCACCGCATCCGCGTCGTCAGCTACGGCAAGGAGCGTCAGTTCTGCACCGAGGAGACCGATAGCTGCTGGCAGCAGAACCGCCGCGACCAGTTCTCCATCGACCGGTAA
- a CDS encoding PD40 domain-containing protein, producing MNATRQGLLLTTFSALLTLSVSATAYSQDWNILETGKNASASTRLAAADFKPMGGDPSAAEAKHVFDATLYADLASAGIFDVVSKSQNPEVTPGNQAEMNLSQWSVAPASAAYVAFGNFSVQNGKVVVNGFLDDAKNTQYPQIFTKLYTDDAGDEGARQTAHEFADDIILRLGGTAGIAETKIFYTRKAGVSKEIWMMDYDGANQHQLTHLGEVAIGPRVSPDNSRVAFSSLGKNGFQIKMYSLLLGRMVAFSSVGGTNLSPAWSPSGEQIAFSSSRTGDPEIWISDPQGSLAHRVTSFAGPDVSPTWNPKTGAQIAWISGRSGLPQLYIMDADGSGVVRMTDGGYATSPSWSPNGQFIAFAWDRKYGPGAPGGQDIYVMEIATKRWIQLTHDIGRCDFPSWSPDGRHIVFANEPNGRDSSSRIMSMLADGTQKRVLTGAGTDMPNWSWK from the coding sequence ATGAACGCAACCCGCCAAGGCCTACTGCTCACCACCTTCAGCGCTCTGCTCACGCTGTCCGTCTCTGCCACCGCCTACAGTCAGGACTGGAACATCCTGGAGACGGGTAAGAACGCCTCCGCCAGCACGCGGCTCGCCGCGGCAGACTTCAAGCCGATGGGCGGCGATCCCTCCGCAGCCGAGGCCAAGCATGTCTTCGACGCGACGCTCTACGCCGATCTCGCCTCCGCAGGCATCTTCGACGTGGTCTCCAAGAGCCAGAACCCCGAGGTCACGCCCGGCAATCAGGCTGAGATGAACCTCAGCCAGTGGTCGGTCGCGCCCGCTAGCGCCGCCTATGTGGCCTTCGGCAACTTCTCCGTGCAGAACGGCAAGGTCGTCGTCAACGGCTTTCTCGACGACGCCAAGAACACGCAGTACCCCCAGATCTTCACCAAGCTCTACACCGACGACGCCGGCGACGAAGGCGCCCGCCAGACCGCACATGAGTTCGCCGACGACATCATCCTCCGGCTCGGCGGCACCGCTGGCATCGCCGAGACCAAGATCTTCTACACCCGCAAAGCGGGTGTCAGCAAAGAGATCTGGATGATGGACTACGACGGCGCCAACCAGCATCAGCTGACGCACCTCGGTGAGGTCGCCATCGGCCCGCGCGTCTCCCCGGACAACTCTCGCGTGGCCTTCAGCTCGCTCGGTAAGAACGGCTTCCAGATCAAGATGTACTCGCTGCTGCTGGGCCGCATGGTTGCCTTCAGCTCAGTCGGCGGCACCAACCTGTCGCCCGCGTGGTCGCCCAGCGGCGAGCAGATCGCCTTCTCCAGCTCCCGTACAGGCGATCCGGAGATCTGGATCTCCGATCCGCAAGGCTCGCTGGCACACCGCGTCACCTCGTTCGCCGGGCCGGACGTCTCACCCACCTGGAACCCCAAGACTGGCGCGCAGATCGCCTGGATCAGCGGGCGCAGTGGCCTTCCCCAGCTCTACATCATGGATGCCGACGGTTCGGGTGTCGTTCGGATGACCGACGGCGGCTATGCCACCTCGCCCTCATGGTCGCCCAACGGCCAGTTCATCGCCTTTGCCTGGGACCGCAAGTACGGCCCCGGCGCACCCGGCGGCCAGGACATCTATGTAATGGAGATCGCCACCAAGCGCTGGATACAACTCACTCATGACATTGGGCGCTGCGACTTCCCGTCCTGGTCACCGGATGGCCGTCACATCGTCTTTGCCAACGAGCCCAACGGCCGCGACTCCTCCTCTCGCATCATGTCCATGCTGGCGGACGGAACCCAAAAACGCGTCCTGACCGGTGCTGGAACCGACATGCCCAACTGGAGCTGGAAATAA
- a CDS encoding TonB family protein, with product MATYANTSHAQEFDHLGRGLTWAIGLHIAAAAVIAGFAIMAHIHGPKWGENQQQSGSIQASMVSAIPLPPKAAPIDKNVLASDNVTPVPAPQPKETTQPPPRPDDVLIKGKTPEKAIPKPTVVTAPKHPQPTPVTPKAASGDAATQLPQSISQLKNGTATVTVEDKTFGQRYTYYLRLVSQLVNQNYNPNEADPRASQGHSVVLRFYIQSDGSVSDLHVETRSGSPTLDQAAMRAIQRVDSFGPLPAGAGSQLPIEFKFDYHQS from the coding sequence ATGGCCACTTACGCCAACACGAGCCACGCCCAGGAGTTCGACCATCTCGGTCGAGGACTCACGTGGGCGATCGGGCTCCACATCGCAGCCGCTGCAGTCATCGCGGGCTTCGCTATCATGGCGCACATCCACGGACCCAAGTGGGGCGAGAACCAGCAGCAGTCAGGCTCCATCCAGGCCAGCATGGTCTCCGCGATCCCGCTTCCGCCCAAGGCCGCGCCCATCGACAAGAACGTGCTCGCCTCGGACAACGTAACGCCCGTTCCCGCTCCGCAACCCAAGGAGACCACGCAGCCGCCACCCCGCCCCGACGACGTCCTCATCAAAGGCAAGACTCCCGAGAAGGCCATCCCCAAGCCAACGGTTGTCACGGCCCCCAAGCATCCGCAGCCCACGCCCGTCACGCCCAAAGCTGCCAGCGGAGACGCCGCGACACAGCTCCCGCAGTCCATCTCCCAGCTCAAGAACGGCACCGCCACCGTCACGGTCGAAGACAAGACCTTTGGCCAGCGCTATACCTATTACCTGCGCCTGGTCAGTCAACTGGTCAACCAGAACTACAACCCCAACGAAGCCGACCCTCGCGCCTCACAGGGCCACAGCGTCGTACTCCGTTTCTACATTCAGTCCGACGGCTCCGTCTCCGACCTGCACGTCGAGACTCGCAGCGGTTCACCTACACTCGATCAGGCAGCCATGCGCGCCATCCAACGTGTTGATTCCTTTGGGCCACTCCCAGCTGGAGCTGGCAGCCAGCTCCCTATCGAGTTCAAATTTGATTACCACCAGTCGTGA
- a CDS encoding biopolymer transporter ExbD, whose protein sequence is MAFSSRGRTQSALADLNITPLVDVVLVLLLIFMLTAPVLQSGIVVAVPHTRTVNQLTEEHMVVTIDKDQNVFLQDKQVNIHDLSSLLADNPKGDKRVVYVRADEKVPFGAFASVMDAVKQAGITNISIVTQPLKQ, encoded by the coding sequence ATGGCCTTCTCCTCGCGAGGCCGCACACAATCGGCGCTGGCCGACCTCAACATCACGCCGCTGGTGGACGTGGTTCTCGTGCTGCTGTTGATCTTCATGCTCACGGCTCCGGTGCTGCAGTCGGGCATCGTGGTCGCCGTGCCCCACACGCGCACCGTGAACCAGCTCACCGAAGAGCACATGGTCGTCACCATCGACAAGGACCAGAACGTCTTCCTGCAGGACAAGCAGGTCAACATCCACGACCTCTCCAGCCTGCTCGCCGACAATCCCAAAGGCGACAAGCGCGTGGTCTACGTCCGCGCTGACGAGAAGGTCCCCTTCGGCGCCTTCGCCTCCGTAATGGACGCGGTCAAGCAGGCAGGCATCACCAACATCAGCATTGTGACGCAACCTTTGAAGCAGTAA
- a CDS encoding MotA/TolQ/ExbB proton channel family protein, which translates to MTLLAFALLLQDATSTLPDSTTTAPAGNNGSAIVEMLHNSGPVALTVLGILLIASIFSWAVMLSKWRAFGSAEKQSNRFLRAFRKSGRLSEIAHVADQFKPSPLVSVFNEIHDEYQRQSGGRGIPPNPAAMERAALTASSEALTQMEHRLTWLATIAQSATYIGLFGTVMGIVNAFHGLGTAGAATLRAVAPGISEALITTAAGLVVAIPALVGYNQLTARLREFASRMDDFGRELLNAIENAALFQPQTPQSQPQEDGRRRSI; encoded by the coding sequence ATGACTCTGCTCGCTTTTGCCCTCCTCCTCCAAGACGCGACATCGACCCTTCCCGACTCCACCACTACGGCGCCTGCCGGCAACAACGGCAGCGCCATCGTGGAGATGCTGCACAACAGCGGCCCCGTCGCACTGACCGTGCTGGGAATCCTGCTCATCGCCAGCATCTTTTCGTGGGCTGTGATGCTCTCCAAGTGGCGCGCCTTTGGCTCGGCGGAAAAGCAGAGCAACCGCTTCCTGCGCGCCTTCCGCAAATCCGGCCGCCTGAGCGAGATCGCGCACGTCGCCGACCAGTTCAAGCCCAGCCCGCTGGTCTCGGTCTTCAACGAAATCCACGACGAGTACCAGCGCCAGAGCGGCGGCCGCGGCATCCCGCCCAACCCGGCGGCGATGGAGCGCGCCGCGCTCACCGCCTCCAGCGAGGCGCTCACGCAGATGGAGCACCGCCTGACATGGCTTGCGACGATCGCTCAGTCGGCCACCTACATCGGCCTCTTCGGCACAGTCATGGGCATCGTCAACGCCTTCCACGGCCTCGGGACCGCTGGTGCAGCTACTCTCCGCGCTGTCGCGCCAGGCATCTCGGAAGCCCTTATCACCACCGCTGCGGGCCTCGTCGTCGCTATCCCCGCGCTGGTTGGCTACAACCAGCTGACCGCGCGGCTGCGTGAGTTCGCCTCACGCATGGACGACTTTGGCCGTGAGCTGCTGAACGCCATCGAGAACGCCGCGCTCTTCCAGCCGCAGACACCGCAGTCCCAGCCGCAGGAAGACGGCCGCCGGAGGTCCATCTAG
- the recN gene encoding DNA repair protein RecN — translation MLLELRAENYAVIDHAVAVFGPGLNLLTGETGAGKSILIDALVILLGSKASSDMVRFGAEKAVLGCVFESTPGAEEILERNGIDAEGDEILIRREIGTTGKGRVFVNNQPATVGVLRQLAPELALVHAQSETLVAFDAEQQRLLLDRFGDVRIDDVATHFAKWRALRSQIEELRNAEQDRTRLMDLWSFQAKEIAAAAIVDAEEDTQLETEKRVLANAERLFTGANAAQELLYEAEVSAESLLGAAQRHVEDLARFDPQFAETAQQIATAKAAVEDAASTLRAFAGQVTASPERLAEIEDRLATLDRLKRKYGSGSQKTGLAEVIAFGEEAAQRLSDIENRDARLIELEKDLTIAAAKYIVAARKLSAERTKAAEQLSKVAEKQINDLAMQARFQIDVEPNETEGAWTAHGWDAIECRIATNAGEPVKPLTEIASGGEMSRVMLALKVSVEEGAAAHAKKRGLPLPRTLVFDEIDIGIGGRAAEAVGQKLKSLSRAQQILCITHLPQIAAFADQHFLIEKAEKRGRIQTGVRLMKPEERTVEIARMLSGASVTDTSLRHAEQMLKQSI, via the coding sequence ATGCTTCTGGAGCTTCGCGCCGAAAACTATGCTGTGATCGACCACGCGGTGGCCGTATTTGGCCCGGGGTTGAACCTGCTTACGGGCGAAACCGGTGCGGGTAAATCTATTCTGATTGACGCGCTGGTGATCCTGCTGGGCAGCAAGGCCTCCAGCGACATGGTGCGCTTTGGCGCAGAGAAAGCCGTGCTCGGCTGTGTCTTCGAGTCCACGCCCGGCGCCGAGGAGATCCTGGAACGCAACGGCATCGACGCTGAGGGCGACGAGATTCTTATCCGCCGCGAGATCGGCACCACAGGCAAGGGAAGGGTCTTCGTCAACAACCAGCCCGCGACCGTGGGTGTGCTGCGGCAGCTGGCGCCGGAGTTGGCGTTGGTACACGCGCAGTCGGAGACGCTGGTTGCCTTTGATGCTGAACAGCAGCGGCTGCTGCTCGACCGCTTTGGAGATGTTCGCATAGACGACGTTGCCACGCACTTTGCAAAATGGCGTGCGCTGCGCAGTCAGATTGAAGAGCTGCGCAATGCTGAGCAGGACCGTACGCGGCTGATGGACCTGTGGAGCTTCCAGGCGAAGGAGATCGCTGCCGCTGCGATCGTGGATGCGGAAGAGGACACGCAACTGGAGACGGAGAAGCGCGTGCTCGCCAACGCGGAGCGGCTATTTACTGGCGCGAATGCTGCGCAGGAGCTGCTGTACGAAGCGGAGGTCTCTGCGGAGTCGCTGTTGGGTGCCGCGCAACGTCACGTAGAGGACCTCGCGAGATTCGATCCTCAGTTTGCGGAGACGGCGCAGCAGATTGCAACAGCCAAGGCTGCGGTCGAAGATGCGGCATCCACACTACGGGCCTTCGCGGGCCAGGTGACGGCTTCGCCCGAGCGGCTTGCGGAGATCGAAGACCGGCTCGCCACACTGGACCGGCTGAAGCGCAAGTACGGGTCTGGTTCGCAGAAGACGGGGCTCGCCGAGGTGATCGCCTTTGGTGAGGAGGCCGCGCAGAGGCTCTCCGATATCGAGAACCGCGATGCGCGCCTGATTGAACTGGAGAAGGACCTGACTATTGCAGCGGCGAAGTATATTGTCGCTGCGCGCAAGCTCAGTGCGGAGCGCACCAAGGCAGCAGAGCAGCTCTCGAAGGTGGCTGAGAAGCAGATCAACGATCTCGCGATGCAGGCGCGGTTCCAGATCGATGTTGAGCCGAACGAGACGGAAGGCGCCTGGACCGCACATGGCTGGGACGCGATTGAATGCCGCATTGCTACGAACGCAGGTGAGCCGGTGAAGCCGCTTACAGAGATCGCTTCCGGCGGTGAGATGAGCCGTGTGATGCTGGCTCTGAAGGTCTCCGTGGAAGAGGGCGCTGCGGCCCACGCGAAGAAGCGTGGCCTGCCGTTGCCGCGTACACTCGTCTTCGACGAGATCGATATTGGTATCGGAGGTCGCGCAGCCGAGGCCGTCGGCCAGAAGCTGAAGTCACTCTCCCGCGCCCAGCAGATCCTCTGCATCACGCACCTGCCGCAGATCGCCGCCTTTGCCGACCAGCATTTCCTCATCGAAAAGGCGGAGAAGCGCGGACGCATCCAGACCGGCGTGCGATTGATGAAGCCTGAAGAGCGCACGGTGGAGATCGCACGCATGCTCTCCGGTGCCAGCGTGACGGACACTTCGCTTCGCCATGCCGAGCAGATGCTCAAGCAGAGTATCTAA